The following proteins are encoded in a genomic region of Sorangiineae bacterium MSr12523:
- a CDS encoding RraA family protein produces the protein MSDLERIRNLARDVDVTAICDADKTTRVVHGIRPRSHNRWACGPAYTVRCRDDFFGVVEAIESANPGDVVVVDGGGREIAYAGELFARAAQTRGLAAIVVDGGYRDMTYVSTCNLPVYSRHVTPMAGGTNKLGELQVPITCGGVTVSPGDIFIADTEGIVVLAPGRAMEVLRAARDIKTAEAAAIAKIEQGKSLVHCLNVTAHRENLASGKPSRLAFTD, from the coding sequence GTGAGCGATCTGGAACGTATTCGCAATCTTGCACGCGATGTCGATGTCACCGCCATTTGCGATGCCGACAAGACCACCCGGGTGGTGCACGGCATTCGCCCGCGTTCGCACAATCGGTGGGCGTGCGGCCCGGCCTACACCGTCCGCTGTCGCGACGATTTCTTCGGGGTGGTGGAGGCCATCGAATCGGCCAACCCCGGCGATGTCGTGGTGGTCGACGGCGGCGGCCGCGAAATCGCCTATGCGGGGGAATTGTTTGCTCGCGCCGCGCAAACGCGGGGCCTCGCCGCCATCGTGGTCGACGGCGGCTATCGCGATATGACCTACGTCTCGACGTGCAACTTGCCCGTGTACAGCCGCCACGTCACCCCGATGGCCGGCGGCACCAACAAATTGGGCGAATTGCAAGTTCCCATTACGTGCGGCGGCGTGACCGTGTCGCCGGGGGATATCTTCATCGCCGACACCGAGGGCATCGTGGTATTGGCGCCCGGCCGCGCGATGGAGGTGCTGCGCGCAGCGCGGGACATCAAGACCGCGGAGGCCGCGGCCATCGCCAAAATCGAGCAGGGCAAAAGCCTGGTGCACTGCCTCAACGTGACCGCGCATCGCGAGAATCTCGCCAGCGGAAAGCCGAGCAGGCTGGCGTTCACCGATTAG
- a CDS encoding cyclase family protein produces the protein MSILGQLVDGLAQGSIDVIDLTAPLEAKTPILRLPAPFGNTAAFELEEISRYDERGPAWYWNNIRTGEHTGTHFDAPVHWVTGRDGHDVSAVPVKRLIAPAVVLDFTRQAAADPNFLLQIEHVRAWESVHGPLPKNGWLLYRTGWDARGDRESDFLNEGRTPGIAGECAKWLAEETAILGVGVETVGTDAGAAHSFAPPFPCHAHLLGNDKYGLTQLRRLAELPARGAVVIAGPLPIVRGSGSPCRVLALVER, from the coding sequence ATGTCGATTCTAGGCCAACTTGTCGATGGGCTGGCGCAGGGGTCCATCGATGTCATCGATTTGACTGCACCGCTCGAGGCAAAGACGCCGATTTTGAGGCTGCCGGCTCCCTTTGGGAATACGGCGGCGTTCGAGCTCGAGGAGATAAGTCGGTACGACGAGCGCGGGCCGGCTTGGTATTGGAACAACATTCGGACGGGGGAGCACACGGGCACGCACTTCGATGCGCCGGTGCATTGGGTGACGGGGCGCGATGGGCACGATGTGTCGGCCGTGCCGGTGAAACGGCTCATTGCACCGGCGGTGGTGCTCGATTTTACGCGACAGGCGGCGGCGGATCCGAATTTCCTCCTGCAGATCGAGCACGTTCGCGCTTGGGAAAGCGTGCACGGGCCGCTCCCGAAAAACGGGTGGCTCTTGTACCGCACGGGGTGGGACGCACGCGGGGATCGCGAAAGCGATTTTCTCAATGAAGGGCGCACGCCGGGAATTGCCGGCGAGTGTGCCAAATGGCTCGCCGAGGAAACCGCCATTCTCGGTGTGGGCGTCGAAACCGTGGGCACCGATGCGGGGGCGGCCCATTCCTTCGCGCCGCCGTTTCCCTGCCATGCGCACCTGCTGGGCAATGACAAATACGGACTCACCCAGCTGCGGCGGCTCGCGGAGCTGCCTGCGCGCGGCGCGGTGGTCATCGCGGGGCCGCTGCCCATCGTGCGCGGCTCGGGGAGTCCGTGCCGAGTGTTGGCGCTGGTGGAGCGCTGA
- a CDS encoding thiamine pyrophosphate-binding protein — protein MRTAAPDQTGALDAVARWLSAHTDRVFGLVGSGNFHLVNALTKAGIDFVAARHEGGAATMADAYARISQRTGVLTVHQGPGFTNALTGLAEAAKSRTPLLALVPEATMRRSNFYLDTEALARGIGAHYVQIASMADLPSPAAVQSAGTMVLGFPLHLLAGDAPLEKAPAPKDDPAAPSAEAEAEADADPDAERLASLLTTARRPLFIAGHGAVRARAREALIRLADRCGALLAVSARAKGLFTGHPFYLDVSGGFASPLTAELVQGADLVVAWGASLSMWTTRHGKLVDPSAKVAQVLLHAGDLGTHHRLDCGVAGDVRLVAERIDATLQERNITRPGYRSEELRTRIATQARWRDVPYDDDSSADRIDPRTLTVLLDDILPTERTVAVDSGNFMGYPAMYLQVPDEQGFCFSQAFQSIGLGLATAIGAALARPDRLPVAALGDGGFLMGVSELETVVRLKIPMLVVVYDDAAYGAEVHHFGPDGHPLAHVTFPERDLASIARGFGFQAATVRTRADLAPLQAWLAGPRDEPFLLDAKITSRGGAWWLREAFGH, from the coding sequence ATGCGCACCGCGGCCCCAGACCAGACGGGCGCGCTGGATGCCGTGGCGCGATGGCTGTCGGCGCACACCGACCGCGTCTTTGGCCTGGTGGGAAGTGGCAATTTCCATTTGGTCAATGCATTGACCAAAGCCGGTATCGACTTCGTCGCGGCACGGCACGAGGGGGGCGCCGCCACCATGGCCGATGCGTATGCACGCATTTCGCAGCGCACGGGCGTTTTGACCGTGCACCAAGGGCCTGGGTTCACCAACGCCTTGACCGGGCTCGCCGAGGCGGCGAAGAGCCGCACACCGCTCCTCGCGCTCGTGCCCGAGGCGACCATGCGGCGGTCGAATTTCTACCTCGACACCGAGGCGCTCGCCCGCGGCATTGGCGCGCACTATGTGCAGATCGCAAGCATGGCCGATCTGCCCTCCCCTGCGGCGGTGCAATCCGCGGGGACGATGGTGCTCGGATTTCCGCTGCACCTGCTCGCGGGCGATGCGCCGCTCGAAAAAGCGCCAGCCCCCAAAGACGATCCCGCCGCGCCCTCTGCCGAAGCCGAAGCCGAAGCCGACGCCGACCCCGACGCCGAACGGCTGGCCAGTCTGCTGACGACCGCGCGTCGTCCCCTGTTCATCGCAGGGCACGGTGCGGTGCGGGCGCGAGCGCGTGAGGCTCTCATCCGCCTCGCGGACCGATGCGGGGCGCTGCTCGCCGTGTCGGCGCGCGCAAAAGGCCTCTTCACGGGACATCCCTTTTACCTCGACGTCTCCGGTGGATTCGCCTCACCGCTCACCGCGGAGTTGGTCCAAGGCGCCGACCTCGTCGTCGCGTGGGGCGCATCGCTGAGCATGTGGACCACGCGGCATGGGAAGCTCGTGGATCCCTCGGCCAAGGTGGCGCAAGTCCTGCTGCACGCCGGCGATCTCGGTACGCACCACCGTCTGGACTGCGGCGTTGCAGGCGACGTGCGCCTCGTTGCAGAACGCATCGATGCAACGTTGCAGGAACGAAACATCACCCGCCCGGGATATCGCTCCGAGGAACTTCGCACCCGCATCGCCACCCAGGCACGCTGGCGCGACGTCCCTTACGACGACGACTCCAGCGCGGATCGCATCGACCCGCGCACCCTCACGGTGCTCCTCGATGACATTTTGCCCACCGAGCGCACCGTGGCCGTCGACTCGGGCAACTTCATGGGATACCCCGCGATGTACCTGCAGGTCCCCGACGAACAGGGATTCTGCTTCTCCCAGGCCTTTCAATCGATCGGCCTCGGCCTGGCCACGGCCATTGGCGCCGCACTCGCCCGCCCGGATCGACTCCCCGTTGCCGCCCTCGGCGATGGTGGATTTCTCATGGGCGTATCCGAATTGGAAACCGTCGTTCGCCTGAAAATCCCGATGCTCGTCGTCGTCTACGACGATGCGGCCTACGGCGCGGAGGTCCACCATTTCGGGCCGGATGGCCACCCGCTTGCGCATGTCACCTTTCCCGAGCGCGATCTCGCCTCCATCGCGCGCGGGTTCGGCTTCCAGGCCGCCACCGTGCGCACGCGAGCCGATCTCGCGCCACTCCAGGCTTGGCTCGCCGGCCCGCGAGATGAGCCGTTCCTGCTCGATGCGAAAATTACCTCACGGGGCGGGGCATGGTGGCTGCGAGAGGCATTTGGCCACTGA
- a CDS encoding CBS domain-containing protein: protein MIQFTRTARTVAEIMNRDLVSVPEGATSETIRTTMLLSGITAVPVLDRDSRPIGMFSFRDVTTRAARIPRARAVATVPADTTIEEASRQLARIERHHLVIVDDDGRAIGTLSAIELLREWLGIPSARRR, encoded by the coding sequence ATGATCCAGTTCACGCGCACGGCACGCACCGTTGCGGAAATCATGAATCGCGATCTCGTATCGGTCCCCGAGGGAGCCACCAGCGAGACCATTCGAACGACCATGCTCCTGAGTGGCATTACGGCCGTGCCGGTGCTCGACCGGGATTCGCGCCCCATTGGCATGTTCTCCTTTCGGGACGTCACCACCCGGGCTGCCCGCATCCCCAGGGCGCGTGCCGTGGCCACGGTTCCTGCCGATACGACCATCGAAGAGGCCAGCCGCCAGCTCGCCCGCATCGAGCGCCACCACCTCGTCATCGTGGATGACGACGGCAGGGCCATTGGCACGCTCTCGGCGATCGAGCTGCTCCGCGAATGGCTCGGCATCCCGAGTGCCCGCAGGCGCTGA
- a CDS encoding TetR/AcrR family transcriptional regulator has translation MGRPREFDVDTALVRALELFWRHGYEGTSLSDLTEAMGINRPSLYATFGSKEALFRKALDLYFERYAPIDAILGEPTARAVVERMLFEVVLLNTGVSTPHGCLGTVGALACSSAAEPIRRDLIARRAQNQELLRQRFEKAKASGDLPADANPADLAFYMITVAQGIAVQAASGASREQLRRVAELALRGWPTPRHE, from the coding sequence ATGGGCCGGCCTCGTGAGTTCGATGTGGATACCGCGCTGGTCCGTGCGCTCGAGCTCTTTTGGCGCCACGGCTACGAGGGCACGTCGCTCTCCGATTTGACGGAGGCCATGGGCATCAACCGTCCCAGCCTGTATGCGACGTTCGGATCGAAGGAAGCCTTGTTTCGAAAGGCGCTCGATCTCTATTTCGAGCGGTACGCTCCGATCGATGCGATCCTCGGCGAACCGACGGCGCGCGCGGTGGTCGAGCGCATGCTCTTCGAGGTCGTTCTCTTGAACACGGGCGTGTCGACGCCGCATGGCTGCCTGGGGACCGTCGGGGCGCTCGCGTGCTCGTCCGCGGCCGAGCCCATTCGCCGGGACCTGATCGCGCGGCGCGCGCAAAACCAGGAGCTTCTGCGCCAGCGTTTCGAGAAGGCCAAGGCCAGCGGCGATCTACCGGCCGATGCCAACCCGGCCGATTTGGCCTTCTACATGATCACCGTCGCACAAGGTATTGCCGTGCAAGCCGCATCCGGCGCCTCCCGGGAACAGTTGCGGCGGGTGGCCGAGCTGGCGCTTCGCGGATGGCCTACGCCGCGGCACGAATAG
- a CDS encoding SDR family oxidoreductase, which yields MTKKLEGKVALVTGGSRGLGVEIARALADEGANVAISYVASEEKAAAVVREIERKGVRAAAFQADQGQQDAPQRLVDAVVKRFGKLDILVNNAAISLPSRVDDPNADIDTMERQWQVNALGVVRTIRAAAKVLGQGGRIVTIGSGVWHRVAFPGVADYAGTKGAVVSYSKGAARDLAAREITVNVVDAGVMDTDMAAPYLDVRPILTSNLTIQRVGRLEEIAAAVVFLASPAASYITGVVLAADGGYG from the coding sequence ATGACGAAGAAGCTCGAAGGGAAGGTTGCACTCGTGACCGGAGGCTCGCGCGGCCTCGGGGTGGAAATTGCCCGCGCTCTCGCCGACGAAGGTGCCAACGTGGCCATCAGTTACGTGGCTTCGGAGGAAAAGGCCGCCGCCGTGGTTCGCGAGATCGAACGCAAAGGGGTTCGCGCCGCCGCCTTTCAAGCGGATCAAGGCCAACAGGACGCTCCGCAACGGCTCGTGGACGCGGTGGTCAAGCGCTTCGGGAAGCTCGACATCCTGGTCAACAACGCCGCCATCTCGCTTCCGAGCCGTGTCGATGATCCCAACGCGGACATCGACACGATGGAGCGTCAGTGGCAGGTCAACGCCCTCGGCGTGGTGCGCACGATTCGGGCTGCGGCCAAAGTGCTCGGCCAAGGTGGAAGGATCGTGACCATCGGCTCCGGCGTCTGGCATCGTGTCGCGTTTCCCGGAGTCGCCGATTATGCCGGCACGAAGGGCGCCGTGGTCTCCTACTCCAAAGGCGCTGCACGCGATCTGGCCGCACGCGAGATCACCGTCAACGTCGTCGATGCAGGCGTCATGGACACCGACATGGCCGCGCCTTACCTCGACGTGCGCCCGATCCTCACGAGCAACCTCACCATCCAGCGAGTTGGCCGCCTCGAAGAAATCGCCGCCGCCGTCGTCTTCCTCGCCTCCCCGGCGGCTTCCTACATCACGGGCGTCGTGCTGGCCGCCGACGGCGGTTACGGGTGA
- a CDS encoding LysR family transcriptional regulator: MDLNDARFFLDVIGHGSFSAAARAAGVPVSTVSRRIARLEAGLGVTLLTRTTRQLALTEAGRIYLAHAERAVAELDRAARLVRDLEAKPKGRIRMTASRGVAILIWPAIAAFLQRFPEVTIELDAHERRVNLVEERYDLAVYTGRLDDSSLIARKVLEGVYGLFASPDYLARRGRPRTVRDLEQHDCILVGERAQRTRWPIRQRRRTVRIRVRGRIRVNEIGLAHRATLDGQGIGKLPVAMASADVREGRLERVLPNADSGPIPAWIIYPSSGPLSAGLRALVEHLLAELPRLYERIKAA, from the coding sequence ATGGACTTGAACGATGCACGCTTCTTTCTCGATGTCATTGGACATGGCAGCTTCTCGGCGGCAGCGCGTGCCGCCGGCGTGCCCGTGTCGACGGTAAGCCGGCGCATCGCGCGCCTGGAGGCAGGCCTGGGAGTGACCTTGCTCACGCGCACCACGCGGCAGCTTGCGCTCACGGAGGCCGGCCGTATCTACCTGGCCCACGCGGAGCGTGCCGTGGCGGAGCTCGATCGCGCTGCCCGGCTCGTGCGGGACCTCGAGGCGAAGCCCAAAGGGCGCATTCGCATGACGGCATCCCGCGGTGTAGCGATTCTCATTTGGCCGGCGATTGCCGCCTTTCTCCAGCGCTTTCCCGAGGTGACCATCGAGCTCGATGCCCACGAGCGTCGGGTCAACCTCGTCGAGGAGCGCTACGATCTCGCCGTGTACACGGGGCGGCTCGACGACTCGAGCCTGATCGCGCGCAAGGTTCTCGAGGGCGTGTACGGCCTTTTCGCCAGCCCAGATTACCTCGCGCGCCGCGGGCGCCCGCGCACCGTGCGCGATCTCGAGCAACACGATTGCATCTTGGTCGGCGAGCGCGCGCAGCGCACACGCTGGCCCATTCGGCAGCGAAGGCGCACCGTGCGCATCCGCGTCCGCGGTCGCATTCGCGTCAATGAAATAGGGCTCGCGCACCGCGCCACCCTCGATGGCCAAGGCATCGGCAAGCTCCCCGTGGCCATGGCCTCCGCTGACGTGCGCGAAGGTCGCCTCGAGCGCGTGCTTCCCAACGCCGACAGCGGCCCGATCCCCGCGTGGATCATCTACCCATCGAGCGGCCCGCTCTCCGCCGGCCTGCGCGCGCTCGTGGAGCACCTGCTCGCGGAGCTTCCGCGCCTTTACGAACGGATCAAAGCTGCTTGA
- a CDS encoding hemerythrin domain-containing protein, giving the protein MSHDPYVAHDIHLRRVHQALLARIRELGESGAPPGSAAPTDLPDRVIFACKALLFHHHAESTGLFPRLRRAGRLRSADIAFLDACDRDHVTIHVVTQRLLAEGEAPHPRPSEIATLAREIAAHFDPHAADEEAGLAPERLRAMIPAEELEAMAREASRPR; this is encoded by the coding sequence ATGAGCCACGACCCTTACGTCGCGCACGACATTCATCTTCGCCGCGTGCACCAGGCGCTGCTCGCCAGGATTCGCGAACTCGGCGAATCCGGTGCCCCGCCCGGATCCGCCGCCCCAACCGACCTTCCGGACCGCGTCATCTTCGCCTGCAAGGCGCTGCTCTTTCACCACCACGCGGAGAGCACCGGGCTCTTTCCGCGCCTGCGTCGCGCAGGGCGGCTTCGAAGCGCCGACATCGCCTTTCTCGATGCCTGCGACCGCGATCACGTGACAATCCACGTTGTTACGCAGCGCCTTCTGGCCGAGGGCGAGGCCCCGCACCCGCGCCCCAGCGAAATCGCAACCCTCGCCAGGGAGATCGCGGCGCACTTCGATCCGCACGCGGCCGACGAAGAAGCGGGGCTCGCCCCAGAGCGGCTGCGCGCCATGATCCCCGCCGAGGAACTCGAGGCCATGGCGCGCGAGGCCTCGCGGCCGCGGTAG
- a CDS encoding DUF2625 domain-containing protein, with translation MAARTLQELVDETEPGMDLVRSWTASARNSIECLPCDPAEGERTLLALQVTTRSPMGAIAYETGGILIDGGWLRILGAGCPELPRSIADWNGVTAQATPHRLPGACLVGDDVVGGFFAVNGGGLKGKRGNVFYLAPDTLRWEDMDLSYSDWVYWAFTGDLSKFYENARWPGWEREIATVDGLSGILIFPFLWAEGPPVAQRTRNAVPIEELWDFHASQNR, from the coding sequence ATGGCCGCGCGCACGTTGCAAGAGCTCGTGGATGAAACCGAACCCGGGATGGACCTCGTTCGCAGCTGGACGGCCTCCGCGCGAAACTCCATCGAATGCCTCCCATGCGATCCTGCGGAGGGTGAGCGCACACTGCTCGCACTCCAAGTCACCACGCGATCGCCCATGGGTGCGATTGCCTACGAGACGGGCGGCATTTTGATCGACGGAGGCTGGCTGCGCATTCTCGGTGCGGGCTGCCCCGAATTGCCGCGAAGCATTGCCGATTGGAATGGCGTCACCGCACAAGCCACACCGCACCGGCTCCCCGGTGCATGCTTGGTCGGCGACGACGTGGTGGGCGGCTTCTTCGCCGTCAACGGCGGTGGCCTCAAGGGCAAACGCGGCAATGTCTTTTATCTGGCGCCGGACACCCTGCGCTGGGAAGACATGGACCTAAGCTATTCCGATTGGGTCTACTGGGCATTCACAGGCGACCTGTCGAAATTCTACGAAAATGCCCGATGGCCGGGCTGGGAGCGGGAAATCGCTACCGTCGACGGCCTATCGGGCATTTTGATTTTTCCATTTCTCTGGGCGGAAGGTCCGCCAGTCGCTCAACGGACCCGCAATGCCGTCCCCATCGAGGAACTCTGGGACTTTCACGCGAGCCAGAATCGCTGA
- the gndA gene encoding NADP-dependent phosphogluconate dehydrogenase: MAVMGRNLALNIESRGHAVSIYNRSREKTDEVIAESPKAKLVPTYTMKEFVDSLEKPRRILLMVKAGEATDKTIAELQPLLDKGDILIDGGNTLFTDTVRRNEELAKAGLNFIGTGVSGGEEGALRGPSIMPGGQKQAYDLVAPILNEIAARAPDGEPCVTYIGPGGAGHYVKMVHNGIEYGDMQLISESYAVLKHVVGLSNAELGKVYTEWNQGELDSYLIEITAKIFGKKDEKTGKELVDVILDRAAQKGTGKWTSQSALDLGVPLQLITESVFARVLSSLKEERVAASKVLAGPKVKPFEGDRKAFVESVRRALYLSKIVSYAQGFAQLRAASDEFNWNLDYGNIAKIFRGGCIIRARFLQDITDAYKHDPKLANLLLAPKFREIALNYQEALRDVVATAIKFGVPTPGFSSAIAYYDSYRAETLPANLIQAQRDFFGAHTFERIDEKGSFHADWG; encoded by the coding sequence ATGGCCGTCATGGGCCGCAATCTGGCACTGAACATCGAGAGCCGGGGTCACGCGGTCTCCATCTACAACCGCAGCCGCGAGAAGACGGACGAGGTGATCGCCGAGAGCCCGAAGGCCAAGCTCGTCCCAACGTACACGATGAAGGAGTTCGTCGATTCGCTGGAGAAACCGCGCCGGATCCTCCTGATGGTCAAGGCCGGTGAGGCCACCGACAAGACGATCGCCGAGCTGCAACCGCTCCTCGACAAGGGCGACATCCTCATCGACGGCGGCAACACCCTCTTCACGGACACCGTCCGCCGCAACGAGGAGCTGGCCAAGGCGGGACTGAATTTCATCGGCACCGGCGTCTCCGGCGGCGAAGAAGGCGCATTGCGCGGTCCCTCGATCATGCCGGGTGGCCAGAAGCAGGCCTACGATCTCGTCGCGCCCATCTTGAACGAGATCGCCGCCCGTGCGCCCGACGGCGAGCCGTGCGTGACGTACATTGGCCCCGGCGGCGCCGGCCACTACGTCAAAATGGTTCACAACGGCATCGAGTACGGCGACATGCAGCTCATTTCCGAGAGCTACGCGGTGCTCAAGCACGTCGTCGGCCTTTCGAACGCCGAGCTGGGGAAGGTCTACACCGAGTGGAACCAGGGCGAGCTCGATAGCTACCTCATCGAGATCACCGCGAAGATCTTCGGCAAGAAAGACGAGAAGACCGGCAAAGAGCTGGTCGACGTCATCCTCGACCGCGCCGCACAAAAGGGCACGGGCAAGTGGACCAGCCAGAGTGCGTTGGACCTTGGTGTACCTTTGCAGCTCATCACCGAGTCCGTCTTCGCCCGCGTGCTCTCCTCGCTGAAAGAAGAGCGCGTTGCCGCGAGCAAGGTCCTCGCGGGGCCGAAGGTCAAGCCGTTCGAGGGCGACCGCAAAGCCTTCGTCGAGTCGGTGCGGCGCGCGCTGTACTTGAGCAAGATCGTTTCCTACGCCCAAGGCTTCGCGCAATTGCGCGCCGCCTCGGACGAGTTCAACTGGAACCTCGACTACGGCAACATCGCCAAGATCTTCCGCGGCGGGTGCATCATCCGCGCGCGCTTCCTGCAGGACATCACGGATGCGTACAAGCACGATCCGAAGCTGGCCAATTTGCTCTTGGCCCCGAAGTTCCGCGAGATCGCGCTCAATTACCAGGAGGCCTTGCGCGACGTCGTGGCCACCGCCATCAAGTTCGGTGTGCCGACGCCGGGCTTCTCCTCTGCGATTGCCTATTACGATAGCTACCGCGCGGAGACGCTGCCCGCCAATTTGATCCAGGCGCAACGCGACTTCTTCGGCGCGCACACCTTCGAGCGCATCGACGAGAAGGGTAGCTTCCACGCCGACTGGGGTTAG
- a CDS encoding cadmium resistance transporter, giving the protein MSKLVALVGLALALFVATNLDDIFLLLGFFADRRYRRWQIVLGQYLGVGAIVALSLGGAFAAVAIPARYIGLLGVFPFGLGVKNLVSSLRSHPARSEPATAPSASHVASVASVASVALVTLANGGDNIAAYVPVFATRKPHELAVIVACFAVMTAVWCMAGSFLVNHRTLGAPIRRYGQVLLPWVLMALGVYIFVSAR; this is encoded by the coding sequence ATGTCGAAACTGGTCGCGTTGGTAGGCCTTGCTCTCGCGCTCTTCGTCGCGACCAACCTCGATGACATCTTCCTTTTGCTCGGATTTTTCGCCGATCGCCGCTATCGACGGTGGCAAATCGTTCTCGGGCAATACCTCGGCGTGGGCGCCATCGTGGCCCTGAGCCTAGGAGGTGCTTTCGCCGCCGTAGCGATCCCGGCCAGGTACATCGGGCTGCTGGGCGTCTTTCCCTTTGGCCTCGGCGTCAAGAATCTCGTCTCGTCCCTCCGAAGCCATCCCGCACGAAGCGAGCCCGCGACCGCGCCATCCGCGTCGCACGTCGCGTCTGTCGCGTCTGTCGCGTCTGTCGCCTTGGTCACGCTCGCGAACGGCGGGGACAACATCGCCGCCTACGTTCCCGTGTTTGCCACGCGAAAGCCCCACGAGCTCGCAGTCATCGTCGCGTGCTTCGCCGTCATGACCGCCGTGTGGTGCATGGCGGGATCCTTCCTGGTGAATCACCGAACACTCGGGGCGCCCATTCGCCGTTACGGACAGGTGCTTCTCCCGTGGGTGTTGATGGCCCTCGGCGTCTACATCTTCGTCTCGGCCCGGTAG
- a CDS encoding DeoR/GlpR family DNA-binding transcription regulator, producing the protein MNRRYFTPAQMERHSRLLELLEQRGEVSIDDLAQVFGVSAMTIHRDLDLLEERGRLQKVRGGAIKPVEQAPVALDHEQTWQSRLTTARSAKLLIAHAAAEEVRDGMTVFMDDSTSCVPLVPHLAKRSAITVVTNSLSLVPLLTRAGLAVVMIGGTHRPEFDANVGLLAHDAISRMRFDVSFMSTPAVHDGACYHPDQDSVLVKRAALSVARKKVLLADHSKFSRIAPYQFAKLADFTRLFTDSATSQDAYVPYLSAEQWTAV; encoded by the coding sequence GTGAATCGACGCTATTTCACCCCTGCTCAAATGGAACGCCACTCGCGCTTGCTCGAGCTCCTCGAGCAACGCGGGGAAGTCAGCATCGACGATCTCGCGCAGGTCTTCGGCGTCAGCGCCATGACCATCCACCGCGATCTGGATCTGCTGGAGGAGCGTGGGCGGCTGCAAAAGGTCCGCGGCGGCGCCATCAAGCCGGTGGAGCAGGCGCCCGTCGCCCTGGACCACGAGCAAACGTGGCAGTCGCGCCTGACCACGGCGCGGTCGGCGAAGCTTCTCATCGCGCACGCCGCCGCCGAAGAAGTCCGCGACGGCATGACCGTCTTCATGGACGACAGCACCTCGTGCGTGCCCCTCGTGCCCCACCTCGCCAAACGAAGCGCCATCACCGTGGTGACCAACTCGCTTTCCCTGGTGCCGCTCCTCACGCGCGCCGGCCTCGCCGTGGTGATGATCGGCGGCACGCACCGCCCCGAGTTCGACGCCAACGTGGGACTCTTGGCCCACGATGCCATCAGCCGCATGCGGTTCGATGTCTCCTTCATGTCGACCCCCGCCGTGCACGATGGCGCGTGCTACCACCCCGATCAGGACTCGGTCCTGGTCAAACGCGCGGCGCTATCGGTGGCGCGCAAAAAGGTCCTTCTCGCGGACCATTCCAAATTCTCGCGCATTGCCCCATATCAATTCGCAAAATTGGCCGACTTCACGCGACTCTTCACCGACAGCGCCACGTCGCAAGATGCGTATGTTCCCTATTTGAGCGCCGAGCAATGGACTGCCGTGTAA